From a single Falco rusticolus isolate bFalRus1 chromosome 17, bFalRus1.pri, whole genome shotgun sequence genomic region:
- the NGF gene encoding beta-nerve growth factor, which translates to MSMLYYTLIIAFLIGTQAAPKTEGNAPLEYPAEHSLLNTHRSNRHHIPQAAPQTSHSHSTWTIGRKEAINITMDPKLFKKRRFHSPRVLFSTQRPPVSGQGQNLGFLSSAGSLNRTARTKRTTHPVLHRGEFSVCDSVSMWVGDKTTATDIKGKEVTVLGEVNINNNVFKQYFFETKCRDPKPVSSGCRGIDAKHWNSYCTTTHTFVKALTMEGKQAAWRFIRIDTACVCVLSRKSGRP; encoded by the coding sequence ATGTCCATGCTGTACTACACTCTGATTATAGCTTTTTTGATCGGCACACAGGCAGCTCCAAAGACAGAGGGCAATGCTCCACTGGAGTATCCTGCAGAACACTCCCTGCTCAATACCCACCGGAGTAACAGACATCACATTCCCCAGGCAGCTCCACAGACGTCCCACAGCCACTCCACTTGGACGATAGGTAGAAAAGAAGCTATAAATATCACCATGGACCCAAAACTTTTTAAGAAGAGGCGGTTCCACTCTCCTCGGGTGCTGTTCAGCACACAGCGCCCCCCAGTATCAGGGCAAGGCCAGAATCTGGGATTTCTCAGCAGCGCAGGTTCTCTCAACAGGACTGCCAGGACCAAGAGGACCACACATCCCGTATTACACCGGGGAGAGTTCTCTGTGTGTGACAGTGTCAGCATGTGGGTTGGGGACAAAACCACAGCCACTGACATTAAAGGCAAAGAGGTGACAGTGTTGGGAGAGGTCAACATTAACAACAACGTTTTTAAGCAGTACTTTTTTGAGACCAAGTGCAGGGACCCTAAGCCAGTCTCCAGTGGGTGCCGAGGGATTGATGCAAAACACTGGAACTCTTACTGCACCACAACACACACCTTTGTCAAAGCGCTGACAATGGAGGGCAAGCAAGCAGCCTGGCGATTTATCCGAATCGACACAGCTTGTGTATGTGTGCTCAGCAGGAAGTCAGGGAGACCCTGA